ACATCATTTGGATGTCTTTTTAACCACTAACACTGGTAGAGTGacctaattaaaataaaaagtaaagttgaatgattttattgagataaatttaAATTGAGTGGCATTTTGAGGTAAGTTTGGTGACCAATGCTGCATTTATCTCTATAGTTCATACTCCCCTCCCCCTCTTCTTGTTGTTTAGCTAAGCAGAAACATCAAACAGAATAAGTTCACATAGCGTCAAGATCCAATTTCAAACGATAGGGAAATGGCGAATCCTCCCCATATTGCAATTCTTGGAGCTGGCATTTTCGTTAAAACTCAGTACCTTCCTAGATTAGCTGAGATCTCTAGTCTCTTCCATCTCAAAGCCATTTGGAGCCGCTCTGAGGTCAATATTTTACTGATTCTAGATTTccccctttcttcttcttcttcttctttgctcCATTGCTCTGAATCTGAATTGAATATGTCTATGGTTGTGTAGGAATCTGCAAGAGGAGCTGTAGAGATAGCAAGTAAGCATTTCCCTGGAGTGGATTGTAAGTGGGGCGATAACGGTCTTGATGAGATTATTCAAGATGATTCGATTATCGGTGTTGCGGTGGTTCTTGCCGGACAAACTCAGGTGTGTTCTTTCTGTAATAGATATACTTTACtaatttcttttgttttaataGAGAGTTTTTCCATATATAACCGTTGTCATCAGTAGAATCATGGTAGATGAAACTGTATGatcttttctatttttgttgATTAAGCTCCTGATCTTTTAATTTGACACATTCAACACTTTGATTTATTATAGTTGTACATATTAAGCCGGTGATAACCTGAAAAATTAGTTTTGAACATAAAACTTGTTTGGTCGATAGAGAGTTCTTCTTTtcatttgcactcaatatttgtatttttaatagtttgaaagtagttttattattattattatgactGATGTATCTAGGAAGGAACTTTAGAAACCTTTATTTCGAATTTAGAGGCAATGAAATGAGTGACACTCTTTTAACACAACTAACTAATTTGGCAAGCAAGGACTTAATTTGTGCGGTTATAATtgatcaatggctcaatgtATCAAATTGAAAGATCAGAGGCTCAaccaataaaaattgaaaagattAGGGCTTAAAAATGCTTTTTTCCTAGTTTGTAAGTATTATGCTTATCAAATCCTTAAATACAAGAAACATATCCATCCATCGTGTATGTGAACTTGAGTATGAATCAAGATATATTTTCACTTGTTCATCATGTTATCTTACATTGTttagttaattagttatttttgttaatgTATGTCTAGAATTCAATTTAGTTTGGTTTCCTTAATTAGGCCTATATAAGCAAGAGTTCTTTGCTTATTATGAttaaccaattgaactaaaagtttaaggTGATAGTTAAggccaattcatattaatatctgatatATCCCCGCACATAAATGCCTACTGAGCTTGAAGCATGTACAACATAGGCCCATCTTACTATGtgttgaaattaattaaaaaaatgggaTTGTCAGATTCAAACCCTTGATCTAAGAAGCTATGATACcgtgtcatggaaccgattgaactaaaagattaAGCTGATAATTAAGCCCCAATTCATTTTAATATCTGACACTTATTTATTTTCGCTTAGAGTTTTGAAGTTTGTACTCTTGGGATATGCGTATGTGTGAGTTTTTGGGTGTAATCGGGTCTCATGGGATTTGAGAATTAGAGACTTGGATAAAAGATGAGATTTCCTTACTGTTGTGCCAACTTGCTGATTACTAATGAATTATGTGTTCTCTCCACCCATGGATGTAGACAAAATTAGCCGAAAACCACATCTCTTGTCTTTGTGATTGCATGTCTAATTTTTTGTTCCGCATATCAAGCTTGTTTTGATCAACAACCTATCCAAGTCCTAACAATTTTATTGTTTGAAAGGCTCTGCTTTGGCATGACCTGAGTTATTTTAGACCGTAACCTACTTATACCAATGTCTGTAGGTTGATATTTCATTGAAGCTACTCAAGGCAGGGAAGCATGTATTACAAGGTGATGCAGCTTTTAAATAATTGGCATCCTTTATATGAAGCATACctttaacaataataagctaATGAATTTAAAAGACGAAAAGCAAGATACTTGCATATGGTCCATCTCTCTATATACATTTTAAACTTTTTGTTGCAGTTTTTCTTATTAGATATAACATAACCCTTgtagtccatatatttacttGTGTTCATTTcactaatcttcttcttctctgggCATGCATCCCTTTGCCAACTTGCTCATCTGCAGAGAAACCAGCAGCAGTATGTAAGTAAgacttctttttttaatttaaattctctTGCCATCTCTCATATCTTCATTTTTctgggaagatacggtgttaTGTTATTTTTTAGAGTAATCCTTTTGGTAAAAATCCTCCTCACATTGTTAACTCTAATTGAGGACTCGAAGTTCTCTTGGTAAATGATAATGCTAATGTTTCTCTTATAGATTGTAGGCAGAAAGAAACTAAAAATAAACATGTTGTATGGCTGTCATCCAAAACCAGTAGTTGTAAGTAAGAAATTTGGCTTGTAAAATTCTCTATAACATTCTCCTAATTCCATATTATGGATTTTGAGCACTGAATAGATTGAAAATGCACAACAGCCCTGAACACTGGcagatgtttttttttcttttagtgCGTCTTGTGTCGCTCTGGTGCGCATCTATgccttgcgccaaggctccatGACCTCCTCGTGCCTATAGTAACTATGCAATTGTGAAACTGAAAGATATTTCTGCTCTAGTGTTGTCACTATTTCATGAACTTAGTTTAGACACCCTACATTCTGTTCCGGATGCCCCAAATAAAAGATGGTAGAATATAGAAAAAGAATTTCATATAAGTTGTAGCCCATTTTTTTGCAACGAGCAGTGCAGCCAATTGCCAAGTCATTGCTAATATCTTGTTAGGAATTTCAAATTTAATATGATTGTAATGGAAAAGTCTATGAGACTAGCAAATATGGCCACTTTTCTGCTCACAGGCTTGGGGTTCTGTCTGGCCTGCCCAATGTGACACAAAAATACCGGAGTTGGGGAATGGTTTCTTCATTAGGACTGGACCATTGGTGACTTAGGTGCACTGAATGAGGCTTAAGAAAGTAACTTCCGTAAGGCTCTTGCCCCATCAATCTATACATGTAGGACTGGGCTTCGATAATACTATTAGGAGCGTTAAAATGGGTTGTCCAGTCGTAATCTTGTATGTATGTGATCAATATTTTTACATGATtctatatgatataaatgcaacaaaaatgaGAATCTTGTCAAACAGTTATATCAGATGGGTTATCTCTCTAAATGGTGTTGTGGTGTCAGAAATTGATAGCACTAAATAATATCCTGGCATAGAAAGCTACTTGATCTGGTTATACATTGACTCTGTGATTTTGTAATGCAGCTGTAAGTGAAATAGAAACTGCACTGTCAAGATACAAATCTCTTTGTGCAAATTCTCCAGGTTCACCAATATGGGCTGTGGCAGAGAATTATAGATTTGAACCTGCATTTGTTGAGGTACGAGGTGTATGTTGTCATTTGGTTCCACTTACCCTTTGTAATTAAATGCCtaactcgtctgatgagtcaaaAGCTCCCTAATTAAGCAATGTGCGATATTTAACACACACCCCTCATGCCCAGACCCATCTGGAGCGTGAAGCAAATATTCCATGGGTGATCCAACATTAAATTTAAGATTCTAATACCGTGTAAATAAAGGCCTAACCCACCTTaaaaggtacctcaaagggAAAGATAGGCTCACATATGTAAGGAGTCCTATAGCTCCTTAGTTAAGCAATTTGGATATTTAACACCCTTCGTTACTGTATATACTCATTATTGCATTTGCAGAGCAAGAAACTATTGGCTGAAATTGGGGACATGATGACGGTTCAAGTCATTGTTGAAGGATCAATGAATAGCTCAAATCCTTATTTCTCAAGCTCGTGGCGGCGCAGTTTTACTGTATGTAGTTTTATGaaatttcttttattgtttgatAAGTGATCATGGTACATGTGCTTCCAGTTGCTTCAATCCAAGTTACCTGTCTAATTTACACAATGAAAATCTTATTTCTCTCGTATTTAGATGAATTAATTTTGTCGATTTGACATATGAgttaataaattgggaaaagtaaaaaacaaaattacGTGGTTTCATGATATGCAAGTAGAGGAATGTGATAATTTTTGTTACAAAAGAGATCATGCACTTCACAttgttagcaaaaaaaaaaaaaggaatttgGCTAACACTATTTGTCATGTCATCGAGTCAACATGACACATCATCGCCGTTAGTAGAATTTCTTATTCTGCAGACAGTATAAAACATATGGTtaattttgcaaaaaaaaaaaaaaaagtataacatTCCTCTACTTGCAATGGTCTTTAAACTATAGCACCACTAACATTATGGCCCCTAAACTTCATTTTGTGGTGTAAAAATCCTTGAAGTTTACATTATTTAACATTAAAatccaaatcaaagaaaatccGTCAAAAATATCAACGAAATGATGTCCAGAACAAGTTTGACTACATTATTGACTCTTTCTTTATCTGTATCACCATAAATTATGCTCAAATATCTATTTCCAAGTCAACATTTCGTTAATTTTAAAGTGAATTTTCTTTGAGTTGGACTTTAATGTTAGATAATATAAAGTTCAAGGATTTTTATGCTACAAAATGAAGTTAAGAGGCCATAAGTAGCTATAGTTCAAGGGCATGGATGTATTTTATTACCCTTTTGTGACTGTCGGTGCAAGTATTGTATAGTATCATATTCAAGTTCTTTCTTGCCAGTTCACTGACTAGTTTACCCTTTTTTTGGCAGGGGGGCTTCATTCTAGATATGGGGGTGCACTTCGTTGCAGGATTGAGAATGGTAATGTGTTATCTATTGCAATATATATAGCTCAAATGAGAAATTTTATAATACTCTGGGGGCAATATACTGTTATGTGCCCGCGAATAGGATCTCGTCACAGGTCTTTTCACCGGGAAATTCCCTCGATTTCCCTTGTTGCTCCTGTTCTTGGTAgaacctattttgaaaaactcaGTAGCGATTTGTGAGAGATCGCTTAACTCCCTGTATtggattttaatttaaaattctgGATGATATTAATCTGATAGAAAATCCCCTTTTATAAAGAGGTACAATGATTCCTAAACACCTAAGGTATCCTTAGCCAAAAGGATCCTACCACAATTAGGATTCTACCACAACTAGGATTCTACCACAACTAAAAAGTCTAACCTAATTAAATAAGAAATACTGAACATAAATTAAAGACTCCTAAATATTAAAGActcttaaataattaaaaaacccTAAATAATATAACCTAAATAAGACAACCGTAACATATACCCAACCAATTAAAAAAGAGATGCATACCACTTCATGAGGGATGATTGGTGTTAAGAAATAAATGTGTACAAGTGGCATCAATTAGTTGGTTGAGTGCATTGCTCCGTAGTATTTCTCGACTGAAATTTAGTAGTCGTGATGTGGTATATAGCATGTTCAGCCCTTTCATGTCaattcttttttctgttttaaCTTCACATACTTCTAAACATTAATGAGACATGTAAACGCTACAGGCTACAGAAATTTTTTCTTCAGCTCGATTATGTatcattctttttcttcttcatttctaAGTCTCGCTTATTAGTCGAGTCCTCTTTTGTTGTAAACAGCTTGTTGGATGTGAGATGATCTCAGTATCAGCTATGACATCTCATGTGGATAGAACTTTACCTCCTCCTGATAATATATCATCGGTCTTGTAAGTTTGTTGCCCATGTGCTTTTTTCAAATATCATATTATCTAGGGGTGAGCAAAACCGATCCAAACCGAACcaatttattttttggtttgtaCTTTTCATATAGTTTGATCTTCGGTTCGACAGAACCAAACCGAACTCAATTCACAATTTTTAatagaaatttttatttatttgaattcaaTTGCTAATTAGTTACATATTTAGACATATTGTGATTGTCAAAGTATATTAGTATTATTATGGTTGTAAGAGGATTAGACATTAATTTTATTACTAAATCTAAAATGAAATTAGTATTATTATGGTTTTTAATATGAAATTAGTATTAGTTTTAGGATTAGGTGGTATgtttaaaattgaacaaattaaatgCA
The DNA window shown above is from Euphorbia lathyris chromosome 1, ddEupLath1.1, whole genome shotgun sequence and carries:
- the LOC136222330 gene encoding dehydrogenase FPY6; protein product: MANPPHIAILGAGIFVKTQYLPRLAEISSLFHLKAIWSRSEESARGAVEIASKHFPGVDCKWGDNGLDEIIQDDSIIGVAVVLAGQTQVDISLKLLKAGKHVLQEKPAAVSVSEIETALSRYKSLCANSPGSPIWAVAENYRFEPAFVESKKLLAEIGDMMTVQVIVEGSMNSSNPYFSSSWRRSFTGGFILDMGVHFVAGLRMLVGCEMISVSAMTSHVDRTLPPPDNISSVFQLENGCSGVFVMVVSSKSPKIFWRVVGAKGTLQIERGVHEGRHGYVVSLYDADGQSKTSFYPFSGVTEELKSFIHDIAQANLKEKGSNYEAETRLSFLEGARDVAVLDAMLESGTKNGALVQVKQFSG